The Halovulum dunhuangense genome includes the window GCGTGGCAAACGCGCCGAGCATAACGCACCAAGGGCGGAAAGTCGCCGCCTGTGGTCGATCGCGCGGCGTTGATCGCGGCACGGGGCGTGATATGGCTCGCGCAGCGAAACGGGGGAGGATGACGGGTGAGCGAGACCTTGAACGGAATGCTGGAGCAACGCTTCGGCAGATCCCTTCCGGCGGCGGGGGATCTGGCCCCTGCGCAGGCGGACCGGCTGGCGGCGCTGGCGGGGCATGGCAGCGTCCGGGCCTTTGCCGATCGTCCCGTCCCGGACACGCTGGTCGAGCTGGTCTGCGCCTGCGCATTCTCGGCGCCATCCAAGAGCGACCTGCAGCTGCGCGACATCGTGGTGGTGCGGGACGCGGACCGGCGCGCGGCGCTGGCGGGGCTGGTGCCCGGGACGGACTGGCTGCGGGACGCGCCCGTCATCCTGATCCTGTGCGGCAATGCAGGCCGGCTGGTCGCGATGATGGAACGGGCGGGCCTGCCGTTTCCGAACGCCCATGCCGATCAGCTGGTGAACGCCGTGGCGGATGCGGCGATCACGCTGGGCTGGTTGCAGGCGGCGGCGAACATGGCGGGCCTGGGCGGTTGCGCGGTGAGCGGCATCCGCGAGAACGTGGACGAGGTGGCCGCGCTGCTGGAACTGCCGCCGCTGGTGGTGCCCTTCGCGGGCTTCGCCCTGGGCTGGCCGGCCGAGGAGGCGGCGATCACCGCGCGCCTGCCGCTGGAGGTGACGCTGCATGCCGAGCGGTTCGGTTCGGGCGACGATCCGGCGGCGCTGGCGGAGTACGACCGGCGGCGCGAAGCCCTGGGTCAGGGGAACTGGACCGCGAAGCGCACGGCGCAGTATTCGAAGCCGAAGAACCACGCGATGGGCGCATTCCTGAAGCGCGCGGGCTTCACCCTGGGCTGAGGCCCGGGCGGATCGGGCGGCCACCCCGAAGGGCGGCCGCCCCATGGGCTTACCAGTTGTTGTAGGCGAGGAACTTGCCCGACATCTCGAGCTTGACCCGGTCGCCCTTGGGGTTCTCGACACGGGTGATCTTCATGTCGAAGTCGATGGCGGACATGATGCCCTCGCCGAACTTCTCGTTGATGATCGCCTTGATGGTGGGGCCGTAGACGCCCACGATCTCGTAGAGGCGATAGATGCAGGGGTCGGTCGGCACAGCCTGTTCCCAGACCTTGGTCGGGCTCTCCTCCAGCACCGACGCCGCCTCCTGCGGCAGGCCCATGACGGCGACCAGCGCCTCGGCCTTGTCGCGCGGCATGGCATTCATGCCCATGCATGCGGAGTGGGTCCAGACCGGGGACATGCCGATCTTTTCGGCGATCTCTTCCCATTTCAGCCCGGCCTGCTTCTTGGCCGAAAGGATCATGGCGGTGACGTCTTCCTTGGTCATCTCGGGGGCGGGCATGAAGCTGTCTTTCATGGTCTTGGTCCTTGGTTGGATGTTGGATCAGTGGGATATGGCGCGCAGCGCGGGGCGCGACGGCTCCGGTTCGCTTTCGGTGCCGGTCAGGTCGATGCGCACGGTCTCGGGGCGGTTGGGCCCCGTCCCCTCGCGCTGGCCGGCCAGTTCCTTCGAGCGGACGCCGAGGAACTGCACCAGGTGGTTGCGGATCGCGTAGTAGTTGGGGTGTTCCACGATCTCGGTGCGGCTGCGCGGGCGGGGGATGGTGATTTCCACCGACTCCGCCACGCGGGCGAAGGGGCCGTTGGTCATCAGGAGGATGCGATCGGCCAGGAGGATCGCCTCGTCGATGTCATGGGTGATCATGAACACCGTCTGTTCGGTGCCAGCCCAGATCTTCAGAAGCTCGTCCTGGATCGTGCCCCGCGTCAGCGCGTCGAGCGCGCCGAAGGGTTCGTCGAGCAGCAGGAGCTTCGGCTGGTTGGCAAAGGCCCGCGCGATGGACACGCGCTGGCGCATGCCGCCCGAAAGCTGGCTGGGCTTGCGGTGCACCACCTCGCCGTCGAGGCCGACCATGGCGAGGTATTTGAGCGAATGGTCCTGCACCTGTGCCTTGGTCCAGTCCTTGTGGCGGGCGGCGACGGCGAAGCTGACGTTCTTCAGCGCGCTGAGCCAGGGCAGCAGCGAGTAGTTCTGGAACACCACGCCGCGGTCGAGGCTGGGACCGGACACTTCGCGCCCGTCCATCACCACCGCGCCCGAGGTCGGTTCGGCCAGGCCCGCGAGGATGTTCATGATGGTGGACTTGCCGCAGCCGGAATGGCCGAGGATGCAGACGAACTCGCCCTTCTCGATCCCGAAGCTCGCCTCCTCGAAGACGGTGGTGGTGCCGCCCGAGGAGTCGGGGAAGCGCTGGGTCAGGTTCTCTACGCTCAGAAAGGGTTTGGACATGGGAACTCTCCTTATTCCGCGTAGGCGACGGCGCGCTGGAGGACACCGAAGGCGGAGTCCAGCGCCATGCCGACGACGCCGATCATGAGGATCGAGAAGATGACGGAGGTCAGGTCGAGGTTGTTCCACTCGTTCCAGACGTAGTAGCCGATCCCGGTCCCGCCCACGAGCATCTCGGCCGCGACGATCACCAGCCAGGCGATCCCGATGGAAATGCGCATGCCGGTCACGATGGTGGGGGCTGCCGCCGGCAGGATCACCGTGAAGGCTGTCTTCAGCGACCCCAGTTCATGCGTGCGGGCGACGTTCACCCAGTCCTTGCGCACGCCCGCCACGCCGAAGGCGGTGTTGATGAGCATGGGC containing:
- a CDS encoding nitroreductase family protein — encoded protein: MSETLNGMLEQRFGRSLPAAGDLAPAQADRLAALAGHGSVRAFADRPVPDTLVELVCACAFSAPSKSDLQLRDIVVVRDADRRAALAGLVPGTDWLRDAPVILILCGNAGRLVAMMERAGLPFPNAHADQLVNAVADAAITLGWLQAAANMAGLGGCAVSGIRENVDEVAALLELPPLVVPFAGFALGWPAEEAAITARLPLEVTLHAERFGSGDDPAALAEYDRRREALGQGNWTAKRTAQYSKPKNHAMGAFLKRAGFTLG
- the cynS gene encoding cyanase, with the translated sequence MKDSFMPAPEMTKEDVTAMILSAKKQAGLKWEEIAEKIGMSPVWTHSACMGMNAMPRDKAEALVAVMGLPQEAASVLEESPTKVWEQAVPTDPCIYRLYEIVGVYGPTIKAIINEKFGEGIMSAIDFDMKITRVENPKGDRVKLEMSGKFLAYNNW
- a CDS encoding ABC transporter ATP-binding protein — protein: MSKPFLSVENLTQRFPDSSGGTTTVFEEASFGIEKGEFVCILGHSGCGKSTIMNILAGLAEPTSGAVVMDGREVSGPSLDRGVVFQNYSLLPWLSALKNVSFAVAARHKDWTKAQVQDHSLKYLAMVGLDGEVVHRKPSQLSGGMRQRVSIARAFANQPKLLLLDEPFGALDALTRGTIQDELLKIWAGTEQTVFMITHDIDEAILLADRILLMTNGPFARVAESVEITIPRPRSRTEIVEHPNYYAIRNHLVQFLGVRSKELAGQREGTGPNRPETVRIDLTGTESEPEPSRPALRAISH